Proteins found in one Thermaerobacter subterraneus DSM 13965 genomic segment:
- a CDS encoding phosphatidylglycerophosphatase A family protein, with protein MRVDHRAEVIRRLERRGVTLRDIAEIVLAIQEKYVPGITLEQCLASVEAVIAKREVQHALLTGIALDEAAEQGLLEEPLLSILRTDEPLYGVDEVLALAITNVYGSIGLTNFGYLDKVKLGVIERLNNEKSQGRVQTFLDDLVAGVAAAAAARIAHNEP; from the coding sequence CTGCGGGTGGACCACCGGGCCGAGGTGATCCGCCGCCTGGAGCGGCGCGGGGTCACCCTGCGGGACATCGCGGAGATCGTCCTGGCCATCCAGGAGAAGTACGTGCCGGGCATCACCCTGGAGCAGTGCCTGGCCAGCGTGGAAGCGGTGATCGCCAAGCGGGAGGTCCAGCACGCCCTGCTGACGGGCATCGCCCTGGACGAGGCGGCGGAGCAGGGGCTGCTGGAGGAGCCGCTGCTGTCCATCCTGCGCACCGACGAGCCGCTCTACGGCGTGGACGAGGTCCTGGCCCTGGCCATCACCAACGTGTACGGGTCCATCGGGCTCACCAACTTCGGCTACCTGGACAAGGTGAAGCTGGGGGTCATCGAGCGGCTCAACAACGAGAAGAGCCAGGGGCGGGTGCAGACGTTCCTGGACGACCTGGTGGCCGGCGTGGCGGCGGCTGCCGCGGCGCGGATCGCCCACAACGAGCCCTGA
- the dnaE gene encoding DNA polymerase III subunit alpha: MEPFVHLHVHSEYSLLDGAARVGELAARAAELGMPALALTDHGVMYGAIDFYKACKKHGIKPIIGCELYLARRTRHDREPKLDDQPYHLLALAQNETGYRNLIRIVSRAYAEGFYYKPRADRELLAQYSEGLIVTSGCIGSEIPRLLLEGREEEALQAVRWYLEVFGDRFYFEIQDHGLPEERRAYARILELARRFDVPVVATNDVHYLNKDDAAAHEVLLCIQTGKTLDDPNRMRFEGPEFYLKTPEEMAALFRDVPEALANTVKLAERCQLEFEFGRFLLPHYEVPEGHDAASYLRYLCESKLPERYPNAGSEVRDRLNHELEVITRMGYPAYFLIVWDFVDYARRNGIAVGPGRGSAAGSLVAYVLGITDIDPLRYNLLFERFLNPERVTMPDIDIDFDDHRRDEVIEYVVRKYGRDRVAQIITFGRMLARAVIRDVGRVMGLPYGEVDKIAKMVPAQLGITLDQALESSPELKQAYDQQPVVRQLVDMARKLEGMPRHASVHAAGVVIGRDPLMEHVPLQRMQDGSTVTQFPMTTLEELGLLKMDFLGLRTLHVIQETEQIIHQTGARDVLAEEPGPAGPGGAGGPAGAGGAGGASGEVGKDGPRGAGGAGGGPGGDGTAARRPFRVRDIPLDDAATFEAMSRGETAAMFQVESSGFTQMLRSLKPSSIEDLIAAVALFRPGPLGSGMVDDFIKRKHGQVPVEYPHPWLEPILKETYGTIVYQEQVMQIASVMAGFTLGEADLLRRAMGKKKPEEMQKQREKFLAGAAAKGIDAELAGRIFDLMEYFAGYGFNKSHSAAYGYLAYVTAYLKTHYPAPYMAATLSSVMSNSDRVAEYIAECRRLGIPVLPPDVNQSEARFTVVPDPGAPGGQAIRFGLAAVKNVGFGAIESIVAARQEGGPFRSLDDFCRRVDLRQVNRRALESLIKAGAFDSLGEPRARLVAGLEEVMNRAQRWHKERETGQVSLLDLTAALVGAGGRGSGGGGTGAGAAAADLEVTELPPVDEWPPNRKLAMEKEVLGLYLSGHPLAHYQRELARRVTATTRQLADREDGARVQVGGLVQGVRRITTRGGDFMAFVQLEDLEGTVEVVVFPRTYAEAAEALQEDAVIVVRGRVDRREEEEPPKVVAEEIWPLVTGKRLVVALPDGGPDAVEGVLARVRGACQRHPGTSPVVLVFPGRGHALQVDAQYWVTPRAELLQDLARVVGDSGFYLDDH; this comes from the coding sequence ATGGAACCCTTCGTCCACCTGCACGTCCACAGCGAATACAGCCTGCTCGATGGCGCCGCCCGGGTCGGCGAGCTGGCCGCGCGGGCGGCCGAGCTGGGCATGCCCGCCCTGGCGCTGACGGACCACGGCGTCATGTACGGCGCCATCGACTTCTACAAGGCGTGCAAGAAGCACGGGATCAAGCCCATCATCGGCTGCGAGCTGTACCTGGCCCGGCGCACCCGGCACGACCGGGAGCCCAAGCTGGACGACCAGCCCTACCACCTGCTGGCCCTGGCCCAGAACGAGACGGGCTACCGCAACCTGATCCGCATCGTCTCCCGGGCCTATGCCGAGGGGTTCTACTACAAGCCGCGGGCCGACCGGGAACTGCTGGCCCAGTACAGCGAGGGCCTGATCGTCACCTCGGGCTGCATCGGCAGCGAGATCCCGCGGCTGCTCCTAGAGGGGCGGGAGGAGGAAGCGCTCCAGGCCGTGCGCTGGTACCTGGAGGTCTTCGGCGACCGCTTCTACTTCGAGATCCAGGACCACGGCCTTCCCGAGGAACGCAGGGCGTACGCCCGCATCCTGGAGCTGGCCCGGCGCTTCGACGTGCCGGTGGTGGCGACCAACGACGTCCACTACTTGAACAAGGACGACGCCGCCGCCCACGAGGTGCTGCTCTGCATCCAGACGGGCAAGACCCTGGACGACCCGAACCGCATGCGCTTCGAAGGGCCGGAGTTCTACCTCAAGACGCCGGAGGAGATGGCCGCCCTGTTCCGGGACGTGCCGGAGGCCCTGGCCAACACGGTCAAGCTGGCCGAGCGCTGCCAGCTGGAGTTCGAGTTCGGCCGGTTCCTCCTGCCCCACTACGAGGTGCCGGAGGGGCACGACGCGGCCTCCTACCTGCGCTACCTGTGCGAGAGCAAGCTGCCCGAGCGTTACCCCAACGCGGGCAGCGAGGTGCGGGACCGGCTGAACCACGAGCTCGAGGTCATCACCCGCATGGGCTACCCGGCCTACTTCCTGATCGTGTGGGATTTCGTGGACTACGCCCGCCGCAACGGCATCGCCGTGGGCCCGGGCCGCGGCTCGGCGGCGGGCAGCCTGGTGGCCTACGTGCTGGGGATCACCGACATCGATCCCCTGCGCTACAACCTGCTCTTCGAGCGGTTCCTCAACCCCGAGCGGGTCACCATGCCCGACATCGACATCGACTTCGACGACCACCGGCGCGACGAGGTCATCGAGTACGTGGTGCGCAAGTACGGCCGGGACCGGGTGGCGCAGATCATCACCTTCGGCCGCATGCTGGCCCGGGCGGTGATCCGCGACGTGGGCCGGGTGATGGGCCTGCCCTACGGCGAGGTCGACAAGATCGCCAAGATGGTCCCGGCCCAGCTGGGCATCACCCTGGACCAGGCCCTGGAGTCCAGCCCCGAGCTCAAACAGGCCTACGACCAGCAGCCGGTGGTGCGCCAGCTGGTCGACATGGCGCGCAAGCTGGAGGGGATGCCCCGCCACGCCTCGGTCCACGCCGCCGGCGTGGTGATCGGCCGCGACCCGCTGATGGAACACGTGCCCCTGCAGCGGATGCAGGACGGTTCCACCGTCACCCAGTTCCCCATGACCACCCTGGAGGAGCTGGGCCTGCTCAAGATGGACTTCCTGGGCCTGCGCACCCTGCACGTGATCCAGGAGACCGAGCAGATCATCCACCAGACGGGGGCCCGGGACGTGCTGGCGGAAGAACCCGGCCCGGCCGGGCCGGGCGGAGCAGGCGGCCCGGCCGGCGCGGGCGGCGCGGGTGGTGCGTCGGGGGAGGTTGGCAAGGATGGCCCGCGCGGCGCGGGCGGGGCGGGTGGCGGCCCCGGCGGCGACGGTACCGCCGCCCGCCGGCCCTTCCGGGTGCGGGACATCCCGCTGGACGACGCGGCGACTTTCGAGGCCATGAGCCGGGGCGAGACGGCCGCCATGTTCCAGGTGGAGTCGTCGGGTTTCACCCAGATGCTGCGCTCCCTCAAGCCGTCCAGCATCGAGGACCTGATCGCCGCCGTCGCCCTGTTCCGGCCCGGCCCCCTGGGCAGCGGCATGGTGGACGACTTCATCAAGCGCAAGCACGGCCAGGTGCCGGTGGAATACCCGCACCCGTGGCTCGAGCCGATCCTCAAGGAGACCTACGGGACCATCGTCTACCAGGAGCAGGTCATGCAGATCGCCAGCGTGATGGCCGGCTTCACCCTGGGCGAGGCCGACCTGCTGCGCCGGGCCATGGGCAAGAAGAAGCCCGAGGAGATGCAGAAGCAGCGGGAGAAGTTCCTGGCCGGGGCCGCGGCCAAGGGCATCGACGCCGAGCTGGCGGGCCGCATCTTCGACCTGATGGAGTACTTCGCCGGGTACGGGTTCAACAAGAGCCACTCGGCGGCCTACGGCTACCTGGCCTACGTGACCGCCTACCTCAAGACCCACTACCCGGCGCCGTACATGGCCGCCACCCTGAGCAGCGTGATGAGCAACTCCGACCGGGTGGCGGAATATATCGCCGAGTGCCGCCGCCTGGGCATCCCGGTGCTGCCTCCCGACGTCAACCAGAGCGAGGCCCGCTTCACCGTGGTGCCCGACCCCGGCGCGCCTGGCGGCCAGGCGATCCGCTTCGGCCTGGCGGCGGTGAAGAACGTGGGCTTCGGGGCCATCGAGTCCATCGTCGCCGCCCGGCAGGAGGGCGGGCCCTTCCGCTCCCTGGACGACTTCTGCCGCCGGGTCGACCTGCGCCAGGTCAACCGCCGTGCCCTGGAGAGCCTGATCAAGGCCGGGGCCTTCGACAGCCTGGGCGAGCCCCGCGCCCGGCTGGTGGCGGGCCTGGAAGAGGTAATGAACCGGGCCCAGCGCTGGCACAAGGAACGGGAGACGGGCCAGGTGTCCCTGCTGGACCTGACGGCGGCCCTGGTGGGGGCAGGCGGCCGCGGCAGCGGCGGTGGTGGAACCGGCGCCGGCGCCGCCGCCGCCGACCTGGAGGTCACCGAGCTGCCGCCGGTGGACGAATGGCCTCCCAACCGCAAGCTGGCCATGGAGAAGGAGGTGCTGGGCCTCTACCTGTCGGGCCACCCCCTGGCCCACTACCAGCGGGAGCTGGCCCGGCGGGTCACCGCCACCACCCGCCAGCTGGCGGACCGGGAAGACGGCGCCCGGGTCCAGGTGGGCGGCCTGGTGCAGGGCGTGCGCCGCATCACCACCCGGGGCGGCGATTTCATGGCCTTCGTCCAGCTGGAAGACCTGGAGGGAACGGTGGAGGTGGTGGTCTTCCCGCGGACCTACGCCGAAGCCGCCGAAGCCCTGCAGGAGGATGCGGTGATCGTCGTCCGCGGCCGGGTCGACCGCCGGGAGGAAGAGGAGCCGCCCAAGGTGGTGGCCGAGGAGATCTGGCCGCTGGTGACGGGGAAGCGGCTGGTGGTGGCCCTGCCGGACGGCGGGCCCGACGCCGTGGAGGGCGTGCTGGCCCGGGTGCGCGGCGCCTGCCAGCGCCATCCGGGCACCTCGCCGGTGGTGCTGGTCTTCCCGGGGCGGGGCCATGCCCTGCAGGTCGATGCCCAGTACTGGGTGACGCCGCGGGCGGAGCTCCTGCAGGACCTGGCCCGGGTGGTGGGCGACAGCGGGTTCTACCTGGACGATCACTGA
- a CDS encoding sulfite exporter TauE/SafE family protein, whose amino-acid sequence MQRLLAFALVGLIAQLVDGALGMAYGVTSSSLLLLYGLAPAAASASVHLAETITTAVSGLAHWRMGNWHRPTVRGLVLPGAVGAFLGAVLLASLPAERVRPVVAGFLLVLGVYILVRFTLAAMPRHRRPPRLRLRYVMPLGFVAGLLDATGGGGWGPIATPALMVRGDLPPHQVVGSVSIAEFAVAVSATLGFALTLGWEGVAWLQVAALVAGGAVAAPLAAWMARRLPAQVLGVMVGTAVLLVNLRTLFGAAGITGLTRLLAYALVAAVCLGLLVQAALRSRRQAASQVQHPATD is encoded by the coding sequence TTGCAGCGCTTGCTGGCGTTCGCCCTGGTGGGCCTCATCGCCCAGCTGGTGGATGGGGCCCTGGGCATGGCCTACGGGGTGACCTCGTCGTCGCTGCTCTTGCTCTACGGCCTGGCGCCCGCCGCCGCCTCGGCGTCGGTCCATCTGGCCGAGACCATCACCACCGCCGTGTCGGGTCTCGCCCACTGGCGCATGGGCAACTGGCACCGGCCCACCGTTCGCGGCCTGGTGCTGCCGGGGGCGGTGGGGGCGTTCCTCGGTGCGGTGCTGCTGGCCTCGTTGCCGGCGGAGCGGGTGCGGCCGGTGGTGGCCGGGTTCCTCCTGGTCCTGGGCGTGTACATCCTGGTGCGGTTCACCCTGGCCGCCATGCCGCGCCACCGGCGGCCGCCGCGGCTGCGGCTGCGGTACGTGATGCCGCTGGGGTTCGTGGCGGGGCTCCTGGACGCCACGGGCGGCGGCGGCTGGGGTCCCATCGCCACCCCGGCCCTCATGGTGCGCGGCGACCTGCCGCCCCACCAGGTGGTGGGGTCGGTGTCCATCGCCGAGTTCGCCGTGGCGGTGTCGGCCACCCTGGGCTTCGCCCTCACCCTGGGCTGGGAGGGGGTGGCGTGGCTGCAGGTGGCCGCCCTGGTGGCCGGAGGTGCCGTGGCGGCGCCCCTGGCGGCCTGGATGGCCCGCAGGCTGCCGGCCCAGGTGCTGGGCGTGATGGTGGGGACCGCGGTCCTGCTGGTCAACCTGCGCACCCTCTTCGGGGCTGCGGGCATCACGGGCCTGACCCGGCTGCTGGCCTACGCCCTGGTGGCGGCCGTCTGCCTGGGGCTCCTGGTGCAGGCCGCCCTGCGCAGCCGGCGGCAGGCCGCCTCCCAGGTCCAGCACCCCGCCACGGATTGA
- a CDS encoding OsmC family protein, translated as MRHGTVRWKGGSRYVGANDLGLEVPLQGAPREGERREAPSPKDLVLLGLGGCTAIDVVEILNKMRQPLGSLVIDLEAEEPEEHPKVFRQVRLVYRLEGHGLDPERAVRAVTLSQQKYCGVSAMIGRTAAIHYAVEVNGERVYEGTAGLAAAGTADGS; from the coding sequence ATGCGGCACGGAACGGTGCGCTGGAAGGGCGGGAGCCGCTACGTCGGGGCCAACGACCTGGGCCTGGAGGTGCCCTTGCAGGGGGCGCCCCGGGAGGGCGAGCGGCGGGAGGCGCCGTCGCCCAAGGACCTGGTGCTGCTGGGGCTGGGCGGCTGCACGGCCATTGACGTGGTGGAGATCCTGAACAAGATGCGTCAGCCCTTGGGCTCGCTGGTCATCGACCTGGAGGCGGAGGAGCCCGAGGAGCACCCCAAGGTGTTCCGGCAGGTGCGGCTGGTGTACCGCCTGGAGGGCCACGGCCTGGATCCCGAGCGGGCCGTCCGGGCGGTGACCTTGAGCCAGCAGAAGTACTGCGGCGTCAGCGCCATGATCGGCCGGACCGCGGCGATCCACTACGCCGTGGAGGTCAACGGCGAGCGGGTGTACGAGGGCACGGCCGGCCTGGCGGCGGCCGGTACGGCCGACGGCAGCTGA
- a CDS encoding BrxA/BrxB family bacilliredoxin: MSMEMLDMFFAPMREELVRLGFTELRTPEEVDAAMAEAGDDETTLVVVNSMCGCAGGIARPAVAMALEHERRPRRWLTVFASQDREATARMREYFTGQPPSSPSIALLKGRQLVYMLHRSDIENRTAEEVAADLKAAFDRFCA; the protein is encoded by the coding sequence ATGAGCATGGAGATGCTCGACATGTTCTTTGCGCCCATGCGGGAGGAACTGGTCCGCCTGGGCTTCACCGAGCTGCGGACGCCGGAAGAGGTGGACGCGGCCATGGCGGAGGCGGGCGACGACGAGACCACCCTGGTGGTGGTCAACTCCATGTGCGGCTGCGCCGGCGGCATCGCCCGGCCGGCGGTGGCTATGGCCCTGGAGCATGAACGGCGGCCCCGGCGGTGGCTGACGGTCTTCGCCAGCCAGGACCGGGAGGCCACGGCCCGCATGCGGGAGTACTTCACGGGTCAGCCGCCCTCCTCGCCGTCCATCGCCCTGCTCAAGGGCCGGCAGCTGGTCTACATGCTGCACCGCAGCGACATCGAGAACCGCACGGCGGAGGAGGTGGCCGCCGACCTCAAGGCCGCCTTCGACCGCTTCTGCGCGTGA